Proteins found in one Aneurinibacillus uraniidurans genomic segment:
- the spoIIIAG gene encoding stage III sporulation protein AG produces the protein MADKGDGKKFGKLQWLLLLGALGVASMLANSFMQFDPKQKTVSTPTASDGDVSAFSSKKAESNSMAQYEEQYEAKLKDVLQTINGVGQVEVMVNLESTEEVIVEKNRNSTTQTTKEADKGAARDITNETNQEQVVLAKGNTGDTPVVTKTIKPKVRGVVIVATGASNLQVKAWILEAVQRSLGVPSYKISILPKKA, from the coding sequence GTGGCAGATAAGGGAGACGGGAAAAAATTCGGTAAATTGCAGTGGCTTCTTCTCCTAGGGGCGCTTGGTGTGGCAAGTATGCTTGCTAACTCATTTATGCAGTTTGATCCGAAGCAGAAAACTGTGTCAACACCGACTGCATCCGATGGTGACGTTTCGGCGTTCTCTAGTAAAAAAGCTGAATCGAACAGCATGGCACAATACGAAGAACAGTACGAAGCCAAGCTCAAAGACGTACTTCAGACGATTAATGGTGTCGGTCAGGTGGAGGTAATGGTCAATCTCGAATCTACGGAAGAAGTCATAGTTGAGAAAAACCGAAACAGCACGACACAAACAACGAAGGAAGCAGATAAAGGAGCGGCCCGTGACATTACGAACGAGACGAATCAGGAGCAGGTCGTACTTGCCAAAGGTAATACAGGCGATACGCCTGTTGTTACCAAAACCATCAAGCCAAAAGTACGCGGGGTGGTCATTGTGGCAACGGGAGCGAGCAACTTGCAGGTAAAAGCGTGGATTCTCGAAGCCGTTCAGCGCTCGCTGGGCGTTCCTTCCTATAAAATTTCGATTTTGCCGAAAAAGGCATAA
- a CDS encoding DUF2273 domain-containing protein has protein sequence MAAFWQLILENRGKALGIAGGLLFGLLFLTVGFFKTIAFSVFVATGYYIGRKFDNEEDIGEVLDRILPGKFTKR, from the coding sequence ATGGCTGCATTTTGGCAGTTGATATTGGAGAACCGGGGCAAAGCGCTGGGGATCGCAGGCGGACTTTTGTTCGGTCTGCTGTTTTTGACCGTCGGTTTTTTCAAGACGATTGCATTCTCTGTATTTGTCGCCACAGGGTATTATATTGGCCGCAAATTTGACAATGAAGAAGACATTGGTGAAGTGCTGGATCGAATTTTGCCCGGCAAATTTACCAAACGGTAA
- a CDS encoding methyl-accepting chemotaxis protein, producing the protein MPSIHDIKQWLPIIQKTIRAKNWGLAAGEFSGKVISVFGTLKPFQVGDMIRQDSPMYKAIEHRKTEEFMIPEDVYGKPIQALVIPFDDGIVGILIDMSIQQTLKSSMENVYGVVEHIGGSVGELGKMSGRMLSNFSEMAEEIVQMNESFTSIMEMNKLISYVADQTHLLSLNAAIESARLGDEGRAFGVVAQEMRKLANQTNDSAGQILQRIKHIQNEMEKIKYKIEESTAASAQHETAVHEIAASMKEMASSVDRINQFARENL; encoded by the coding sequence ATGCCATCAATTCATGACATTAAGCAGTGGCTACCCATCATCCAGAAGACGATTCGCGCAAAAAACTGGGGGCTTGCAGCAGGAGAATTCAGCGGAAAAGTTATATCCGTATTCGGAACGCTTAAACCGTTTCAAGTAGGAGATATGATACGACAAGATAGTCCGATGTATAAAGCAATTGAACACCGTAAAACAGAAGAATTTATGATTCCTGAGGATGTATACGGAAAACCAATACAAGCGCTTGTAATACCATTCGATGACGGAATTGTAGGCATCCTGATTGACATGTCGATCCAGCAGACGCTCAAATCTTCCATGGAGAATGTGTATGGAGTAGTTGAACATATTGGCGGTTCAGTAGGCGAACTTGGCAAAATGTCTGGGCGTATGCTCAGCAACTTCAGTGAGATGGCAGAAGAAATTGTACAGATGAATGAAAGCTTTACCTCCATTATGGAGATGAATAAGTTAATTTCTTATGTGGCAGATCAGACCCACCTCCTATCACTCAACGCTGCAATTGAATCAGCTCGTCTCGGAGATGAAGGCCGTGCCTTTGGCGTTGTAGCACAAGAAATGCGGAAACTTGCAAATCAGACGAATGATTCTGCCGGCCAGATTTTGCAACGCATTAAGCATATTCAGAATGAGATGGAGAAGATCAAATATAAGATCGAGGAAAGTACAGCAGCGAGTGCCCAGCATGAAACAGCTGTTCATGAAATCGCTGCTTCCATGAAAGAGATGGCATCTTCTGTAGATCGTATCAACCAGTTTGCCCGTGAAAATTTATAA
- the spoIIIAF gene encoding stage III sporulation protein AF has translation MMAFLILWLKKIILLVLLATFLDLLLPGNAYSKYVKLVLGLVILLTMLSPVMELFKKDWPAELSGINGNVAAGTALDAAKVDALTKQLVSHQDETAAAYVRTQMSELIKKQVEKQYDVTVEHVAIKLVPDGRQAEQPIESIQVTVSSEKAAKHDAPTSENGASMKPVEPVKPVQIEVGEGGQTERTKRADESVAAMATRTRLEKDIQSSLSLAWNVPDQAVAVQWKSGREGGS, from the coding sequence ATGATGGCATTTCTCATCCTGTGGCTTAAAAAAATTATTCTGCTTGTTTTGCTGGCGACCTTTCTAGATCTGCTTTTGCCCGGTAATGCGTACAGCAAATACGTCAAGCTCGTGCTGGGACTCGTTATTTTGTTAACAATGCTCTCGCCGGTTATGGAGCTGTTTAAAAAAGACTGGCCAGCTGAGTTGTCCGGTATAAACGGGAATGTAGCGGCTGGTACAGCACTTGACGCAGCGAAGGTCGATGCGCTTACGAAACAGCTCGTATCGCATCAGGACGAGACAGCGGCTGCTTATGTACGTACCCAGATGAGTGAGTTGATCAAGAAACAGGTAGAAAAGCAGTATGATGTCACAGTTGAGCACGTAGCAATCAAACTTGTACCAGATGGAAGGCAGGCAGAACAGCCGATTGAGAGCATCCAGGTGACGGTCAGCTCGGAAAAGGCAGCGAAACATGACGCGCCCACATCGGAAAATGGCGCGAGCATGAAGCCGGTTGAGCCAGTCAAGCCCGTCCAGATTGAGGTTGGGGAAGGCGGACAGACGGAGCGGACAAAACGAGCAGACGAATCAGTGGCAGCTATGGCGACGCGAACCCGACTGGAAAAAGACATTCAGTCGTCTCTGTCACTTGCCTGGAACGTGCCGGATCAAGCGGTAGCTGTTCAATGGAAAAGCGGTAGAGAGGGGGGATCGTAG
- the accB gene encoding acetyl-CoA carboxylase biotin carboxyl carrier protein, translating to MFKVHEIREIIKLIDQTSITEFEMEEDGVKLAIKKGTNAVAYVAAEPVVAPAPQAAPAPVAAPAPQAAPAPTPAPQAAPAPAAAPAPAADIDEAGLHKITSPMVGTFYKSAEPGAPAYVQAGSKVNNDSIVCIVEAMKLFNEIEAEVSGEIVKVLVEDGQLVEYGQPLFLVKPE from the coding sequence ATGTTTAAAGTTCATGAAATTCGCGAAATCATCAAGCTAATTGACCAAACAAGCATCACAGAATTCGAGATGGAAGAAGACGGCGTGAAGCTGGCTATTAAGAAAGGTACTAATGCTGTCGCGTATGTAGCAGCAGAACCAGTAGTAGCACCAGCTCCGCAAGCAGCGCCTGCACCAGTGGCAGCACCGGCTCCACAGGCAGCGCCAGCCCCAACACCAGCTCCGCAAGCAGCGCCAGCCCCAGCGGCAGCACCGGCTCCGGCAGCTGACATTGATGAAGCAGGTCTTCATAAAATCACATCCCCGATGGTCGGAACATTCTACAAGTCTGCTGAACCAGGCGCGCCAGCATACGTGCAGGCAGGCAGCAAAGTAAACAATGATTCCATCGTCTGCATCGTAGAAGCGATGAAGCTGTTCAACGAGATCGAAGCAGAAGTATCAGGCGAAATCGTAAAAGTCCTCGTAGAAGACGGACAGCTTGTTGAGTACGGACAACCTCTCTTCCTTGTGAAGCCGGAATAG
- the spoIIIAD gene encoding stage III sporulation protein AD, which yields MDILQIVGLGIIATILSLVVKEQKPMFSFILATFTGVVIFLFLIGKISDVIHVLEGLAMKANLNIVYLGTILKIIGIAYIAEFGAQVTRDAGQGAIASKIELAGKVLIMVLAIPILSVMIETIIQLLPS from the coding sequence ATGGACATTTTACAAATCGTCGGACTTGGGATCATCGCTACTATTTTAAGTCTAGTCGTGAAGGAACAGAAGCCGATGTTTTCTTTTATTCTTGCTACCTTTACCGGGGTTGTCATTTTTCTGTTCCTGATTGGCAAAATCTCAGATGTAATTCATGTGCTAGAAGGGCTGGCGATGAAGGCAAATCTCAACATTGTGTATCTTGGTACGATCCTTAAAATCATTGGCATCGCCTACATTGCAGAATTCGGCGCACAGGTGACGCGAGATGCCGGGCAGGGCGCGATTGCCTCGAAAATCGAGCTGGCAGGCAAAGTACTGATCATGGTACTGGCGATCCCGATTCTGTCAGTCATGATCGAAACCATTATCCAGCTACTTCCTTCGTAA
- a CDS encoding Asp23/Gls24 family envelope stress response protein, translating into MDTNVEFAQAEIGKIEIAPEVLEVIAHMASAEVPGVAEVSSGIVGDFVERLGRKSGRGVRVEVKEREAVIDLYMIVEYGQQIPDVAHRVQENVRTSIEQMTGLSVLQVNVHIVDVQLKQEKKAAVAVEEAHRVR; encoded by the coding sequence TTGGATACAAACGTAGAGTTCGCACAGGCAGAGATCGGAAAAATCGAGATTGCGCCTGAAGTATTAGAAGTAATTGCGCATATGGCATCCGCTGAAGTACCAGGAGTAGCAGAAGTAAGTAGTGGCATTGTTGGAGATTTCGTGGAGCGGTTGGGTCGCAAGTCCGGACGAGGTGTGCGCGTTGAAGTAAAAGAACGGGAAGCCGTTATTGACTTGTATATGATCGTTGAATACGGTCAGCAAATCCCGGATGTCGCACATCGAGTGCAGGAAAACGTGCGTACATCCATCGAGCAAATGACCGGACTTTCCGTTTTACAGGTGAACGTACATATAGTGGATGTTCAGCTTAAACAAGAGAAGAAAGCTGCTGTCGCGGTAGAAGAAGCGCACCGAGTTCGGTAG
- the spoIIIAB gene encoding stage III sporulation protein SpoIIIAB, translated as MLKLIGAALIIAASTLIGMQFARQVARRPIHIRQLRAAFTLLETEIVYGATPLQDALATIAQRVGGEAAGPLFHRAATLLAEESELSTAACWRQAVQESWSKTAMQDAEREVVLQLGAMLGRSDREDQRKHIQLAVINLENEEQTARDNQRRYEKMYRSLGVLGGILLVILLY; from the coding sequence ATGCTGAAGCTAATAGGAGCGGCGCTTATTATTGCGGCTAGCACGCTGATCGGCATGCAGTTTGCCAGACAAGTGGCCAGGCGACCCATTCATATTCGCCAGCTTCGCGCCGCTTTTACATTACTGGAGACTGAGATCGTATACGGAGCGACACCGCTGCAAGATGCACTTGCCACGATTGCACAGCGGGTAGGGGGAGAGGCGGCAGGTCCTTTATTTCACCGGGCGGCCACCCTGCTTGCAGAAGAGTCAGAACTTTCTACAGCGGCATGCTGGCGGCAGGCAGTACAAGAGAGTTGGTCTAAGACGGCGATGCAGGATGCGGAGCGGGAGGTGGTCCTTCAGCTTGGAGCTATGCTTGGACGCAGTGACCGGGAAGATCAGCGTAAGCATATTCAGCTTGCGGTGATCAATTTAGAAAACGAGGAGCAGACGGCGCGTGATAACCAGCGGCGCTATGAGAAGATGTATCGCAGTCTCGGTGTGCTCGGCGGGATTCTGCTCGTCATTTTACTCTATTGA
- the spoIIIAA gene encoding stage III sporulation protein AA → MADVCTILPDRVRRYVETLAPGEQEQIEEIRLRVGRPIEYGAGGTLAFIKQNGGRTSRIEEAALFTAEEGMQILTRLSQHSLYTLEEEMRRGYVTIRGGHRVGLAGRVVLEQGKVKLIRDVTSFNIRVAREQKGVANAVLPLLTPGGRIRNTLIISPPQCGKTTLLRDLARQLSTGVGRIGPYKVAVVDERSEIAGCVAGIPQKDIGPRTDVLDACPKAEGMMMMIRSMAPDVLITDEIGRPEDALALEEAIHAGITVLTSAHGKDVKDIMRRPVLSRLLQSGIFERYLVLSRTPRIGTIAGVYDGAFAECRERLRC, encoded by the coding sequence ATTGCAGATGTTTGTACAATCCTGCCTGACCGGGTGCGTCGCTATGTTGAGACGCTTGCACCTGGTGAGCAGGAACAAATCGAAGAAATTCGTCTCCGCGTTGGCCGACCGATAGAGTATGGAGCCGGTGGTACGCTCGCTTTTATCAAACAGAACGGGGGACGCACATCACGGATCGAGGAAGCGGCGTTGTTCACCGCTGAAGAAGGTATGCAGATATTGACCCGACTGAGCCAGCACTCGCTATACACGCTAGAAGAAGAAATGCGGCGCGGCTATGTGACAATTCGAGGCGGACATCGTGTTGGACTTGCCGGGCGTGTCGTGCTTGAACAGGGCAAGGTCAAGCTGATTCGAGATGTGACAAGCTTTAACATTCGGGTTGCTCGTGAGCAGAAGGGGGTGGCTAATGCAGTGCTTCCCTTGCTGACACCGGGTGGTCGCATACGAAACACGCTGATTATTTCCCCGCCGCAGTGTGGGAAAACGACGCTTTTGCGCGATTTGGCCCGTCAGCTTAGTACAGGAGTTGGTCGCATTGGTCCGTATAAGGTAGCGGTTGTGGATGAGCGGTCAGAGATTGCCGGCTGTGTTGCTGGCATTCCGCAAAAAGATATTGGACCACGCACAGATGTACTTGATGCGTGCCCGAAAGCAGAAGGCATGATGATGATGATTCGATCTATGGCCCCCGATGTGTTGATAACAGACGAGATTGGCCGGCCTGAAGATGCCTTGGCGCTTGAAGAAGCGATTCACGCAGGGATTACAGTGCTAACAAGCGCACACGGTAAAGATGTAAAAGATATTATGCGTCGTCCCGTGCTGTCACGTTTGCTGCAATCCGGTATTTTTGAGCGCTACCTTGTGCTCAGTCGTACGCCGCGCATCGGCACGATTGCCGGAGTATATGACGGAGCCTTTGCAGAATGTCGGGAGAGATTGCGATGCTGA
- the accC gene encoding acetyl-CoA carboxylase biotin carboxylase subunit, with amino-acid sequence MFKKVLIANRGEIAVRVIRACHELGIQTVAVYSEADREALHVRLADEAYCIGPTPSKDSYLNMTNLMSVATKAGVDAIHPGYGFLAENADFAEICAACNITFIGPKPEAIIKMGDKNEARDTMKSAGVPIVPGTDGLIEDIDEAIRIAEEAGYPVIIKATAGGGGKGMRVARSEEELVASVRQAQSEAKNAFGNPGVYLEKYLEDTRHIEIQVIADKHGNVCHLGERDCSIQRRHQKLVEEAPSPALDPETREQMGSAAVAAARAVNYHGAGTIEFLLDKDGRFYFMEMNTRIQVEHPVTELITGIDLIKEQIMVAADYPLSFSQEDVRINGWALECRINAENPAKKFMPSPGKIQEYLPPGGFGVRVDSAAYQGYQISPFYDSMIAKIIVWGKDRNDAIARMKRALSEMVVDGVHTTIPFHLKLLEHEMFVEGNFNTKFLEMYDLKLEEK; translated from the coding sequence ATGTTTAAAAAAGTATTAATTGCGAATCGTGGAGAGATTGCAGTTCGTGTTATTCGTGCGTGTCACGAATTAGGAATTCAGACGGTAGCAGTTTATTCTGAAGCGGACCGTGAGGCGCTTCATGTGCGTCTTGCAGATGAAGCATACTGTATCGGACCAACACCATCAAAAGACAGCTATCTGAACATGACGAACCTGATGAGCGTAGCGACTAAAGCAGGCGTAGATGCGATTCACCCAGGTTATGGATTCCTGGCTGAGAATGCTGATTTTGCCGAGATTTGTGCGGCGTGCAACATCACATTTATCGGACCGAAACCGGAAGCGATTATCAAGATGGGCGACAAAAATGAAGCCCGCGACACGATGAAAAGTGCAGGTGTACCGATCGTACCAGGTACAGACGGCTTGATTGAAGATATCGATGAGGCGATTCGAATTGCAGAAGAAGCCGGATACCCGGTTATCATCAAGGCGACAGCTGGCGGTGGCGGTAAAGGGATGCGTGTAGCGCGTTCCGAGGAAGAGCTTGTAGCTTCCGTACGTCAAGCACAGAGCGAAGCGAAAAATGCATTCGGTAACCCTGGCGTTTATCTTGAGAAATATCTTGAAGATACACGTCATATCGAGATTCAGGTGATTGCGGATAAACATGGGAATGTTTGTCACTTGGGCGAGCGTGATTGCTCCATCCAGCGTCGTCACCAGAAGCTTGTAGAAGAAGCTCCGTCTCCGGCGCTTGATCCAGAAACACGCGAACAGATGGGAAGTGCGGCAGTAGCTGCTGCTCGTGCGGTTAACTACCATGGCGCAGGTACCATCGAATTCCTGCTCGATAAAGATGGCCGTTTCTACTTCATGGAGATGAACACTCGTATCCAGGTAGAGCATCCCGTTACCGAATTGATTACGGGAATTGACCTGATTAAAGAACAAATCATGGTAGCGGCAGATTATCCGCTTTCTTTCAGTCAAGAAGATGTTCGGATTAACGGATGGGCTCTTGAGTGCCGGATCAATGCAGAGAATCCGGCGAAGAAATTCATGCCGTCTCCAGGCAAGATTCAGGAATACTTGCCGCCAGGGGGTTTTGGTGTGCGCGTAGATAGTGCTGCTTATCAGGGCTATCAGATTTCTCCGTTTTATGATTCAATGATTGCGAAAATCATCGTTTGGGGCAAAGATCGTAATGATGCAATTGCCCGCATGAAACGTGCGCTGTCTGAGATGGTCGTAGATGGTGTACATACGACGATCCCATTCCACCTCAAGCTTCTTGAACATGAAATGTTCGTAGAAGGTAACTTCAATACGAAGTTCCTTGAGATGTACGATTTGAAACTTGAAGAGAAATAA
- the spoIIIAE gene encoding stage III sporulation protein AE gives MKQKRLQHWLAGVVLCVLVCIRLPAVVEAEGPADKLAETQLARLDTTDIEGFWRGLLDKYGGYLPEMQSKSLFEMLTGEHALSIGGVAKGLGAFLFHELLANGKLLGAILLITVFAMVLETMQNAFEKHAVSTVAYAISYLVLIILAISSFRLAVEFAQGAISDMVGFMTALMPLVLALLASTGGLASAALFHPMVIFLVNTSGTLIANVVFPLLFLSALLSLVSTFSTKYQLTKLAGILRTVSLGVLGSFFTIFLGVLSLQGASAAVADGVGLRTAKYIAGNFVPVVGRMFADATDTVVGASLLVKNSIGLAGVVILLFLAAFPAFKIFILAFVYNLSSAVMQPLGNSPIITCLGIIGKNLLYVFAALATVCLMFFLAITIIISAANVSVMMR, from the coding sequence ATGAAGCAGAAACGATTGCAGCACTGGCTGGCAGGCGTGGTACTATGTGTGCTTGTCTGCATCCGTCTACCGGCTGTGGTGGAGGCGGAGGGACCAGCAGACAAACTTGCCGAGACGCAGCTAGCAAGGTTGGATACAACGGATATTGAAGGGTTTTGGCGGGGACTGCTTGATAAATACGGCGGGTACTTGCCAGAGATGCAGAGCAAAAGCCTATTTGAAATGCTAACGGGTGAACATGCACTCAGTATTGGAGGAGTAGCCAAAGGGCTAGGCGCTTTTTTGTTCCATGAATTACTGGCAAATGGCAAGCTGCTCGGTGCGATTTTACTTATTACAGTATTTGCGATGGTTTTGGAGACGATGCAGAACGCATTTGAGAAGCATGCAGTAAGTACAGTTGCCTATGCAATTTCTTATCTAGTGCTAATCATTCTGGCGATTAGCAGCTTTCGGCTTGCTGTCGAATTCGCTCAAGGTGCGATCAGTGATATGGTCGGCTTTATGACGGCGCTAATGCCGCTTGTACTGGCGCTTCTTGCGTCAACAGGTGGACTGGCATCAGCCGCCCTTTTTCATCCGATGGTGATTTTTTTGGTGAATACAAGCGGTACGCTCATTGCCAATGTTGTATTCCCACTATTATTTCTCTCTGCTTTGCTAAGTCTGGTGAGTACATTTTCGACCAAATATCAGCTCACAAAGCTGGCAGGCATTTTACGCACGGTAAGCCTTGGGGTGTTGGGAAGTTTCTTCACGATTTTTCTAGGCGTTCTCTCACTTCAGGGAGCCTCGGCTGCTGTTGCAGACGGGGTGGGATTGCGGACAGCGAAGTACATTGCCGGTAACTTCGTCCCAGTTGTAGGGCGGATGTTTGCCGATGCAACAGATACGGTTGTCGGCGCCTCGCTGCTCGTTAAGAACAGCATCGGTCTCGCAGGCGTTGTCATTCTCCTCTTTCTCGCTGCATTTCCGGCGTTTAAAATTTTCATTCTCGCTTTTGTATACAACTTGTCATCCGCTGTCATGCAGCCGCTTGGCAACAGCCCGATCATCACATGTCTCGGAATAATTGGCAAGAATCTGCTGTATGTATTTGCTGCACTAGCAACGGTCTGTCTCATGTTTTTCCTGGCAATCACCATTATCATCTCGGCGGCTAATGTGTCGGTGATGATGCGATGA
- the spoIIIAC gene encoding stage III sporulation protein AC: protein MGYDVNAIFQIAGIGIIVAMIHTVLKQSGKDDWAQWVTLIGFIVVLFMVASFISKLFVEIKRVFLFQ from the coding sequence ATGGGGTATGACGTAAATGCCATTTTTCAGATTGCGGGCATCGGGATTATCGTCGCGATGATTCATACGGTGCTTAAGCAGTCGGGCAAAGATGATTGGGCACAGTGGGTGACGCTGATTGGTTTTATTGTTGTGCTGTTCATGGTGGCGTCTTTTATCAGCAAGCTGTTTGTCGAAATCAAACGGGTATTCCTGTTCCAGTAG
- a CDS encoding SpoIIIAH-like family protein: MVLKKQTVWLLSMLAILVVLSAYYLVQGPAEQVPMATGQMNDQGALPAGDGKDNGIKVSTKQVTPQADGVPVASPSDDYFIGYKMQRDAQQEQELGRYMEVMTNANTKPTEKADAKKNYDELSARKDNQDQIEELVKAIGSYKDVVVIAKDDMVRVLVQTDNLKKDKAVEIINLVREHMKVPGLNVVVNYKP, encoded by the coding sequence ATGGTGTTAAAAAAACAAACCGTATGGCTATTGTCGATGCTTGCAATTCTGGTCGTTTTGTCCGCGTACTATTTGGTGCAAGGTCCGGCTGAGCAAGTACCGATGGCAACAGGTCAGATGAATGATCAGGGAGCACTGCCAGCAGGTGATGGGAAGGACAATGGAATAAAGGTTAGCACGAAGCAGGTGACACCACAGGCAGACGGTGTTCCAGTCGCAAGCCCGTCCGATGATTATTTCATTGGCTATAAAATGCAGCGGGATGCCCAGCAGGAGCAAGAGCTTGGCCGTTATATGGAAGTGATGACGAATGCGAACACGAAGCCTACAGAAAAGGCAGACGCGAAGAAAAATTATGATGAACTATCTGCACGTAAGGATAATCAGGATCAGATAGAGGAACTAGTAAAAGCAATTGGCAGCTATAAAGATGTCGTGGTCATTGCCAAAGACGACATGGTTCGCGTACTTGTACAAACAGACAATCTGAAAAAAGACAAGGCAGTGGAAATTATCAATCTTGTTAGAGAGCATATGAAAGTTCCGGGGCTTAATGTTGTTGTTAACTACAAGCCATAA
- the amaP gene encoding alkaline shock response membrane anchor protein AmaP, whose amino-acid sequence MNLFDRFILTLYSLALVVISLFVMAAGLNLISSVYIETAITEMYTSSQVGLIYFATAAVFFLVSLRFLFSSMRGGSVSRSHTAPSVQRSNEYGNVQITVETLESLATHAARRIRGIRDLKARIAVRENGTAVHMKVTVDGETPIPDLTQQIQQAVKERIETIAGVELTEVTVLVSEVAQPGSGSRIRRVE is encoded by the coding sequence GTGAACTTATTTGATCGTTTCATCTTAACGTTGTACAGTCTAGCGCTTGTCGTAATCTCGCTGTTCGTGATGGCTGCTGGCCTGAATTTGATTTCTTCCGTATACATTGAGACAGCTATTACGGAGATGTATACGTCGTCACAGGTGGGCCTGATTTATTTTGCTACGGCAGCCGTGTTCTTTTTGGTTAGTTTGAGGTTTTTATTTAGCAGTATGCGAGGTGGCAGTGTATCTCGCTCACATACAGCCCCTTCCGTACAGCGCTCTAATGAGTATGGTAATGTGCAGATTACGGTGGAAACGCTTGAAAGTCTTGCAACCCATGCGGCCCGTCGCATTCGTGGCATACGTGATTTGAAGGCACGTATCGCAGTCCGTGAGAATGGGACCGCTGTCCATATGAAAGTTACGGTAGATGGCGAGACCCCGATTCCGGATTTGACCCAGCAAATCCAGCAGGCGGTCAAAGAACGTATTGAAACGATTGCCGGTGTAGAGCTGACTGAAGTAACTGTGCTCGTCTCGGAAGTGGCGCAGCCAGGGTCGGGCTCACGCATCCGTCGGGTAGAGTAA
- the efp gene encoding elongation factor P, with product MISVNDLRPGITIEYDGAIYSVIEFQHVKPGKGAAFVRTKLRNLRNGSIKETTFRAGEKVSRALIETKEMQYLYASGDEHVFMDTETYDQLSLPTAQIEHELKFLLENMNVSIVMFQGEILGVQVPNSVQLEVAETEPGIKGDTQSGGTKPAKMETGLVVQVPFFINVGEKLIIDTRNETYVSRA from the coding sequence ATGATTTCAGTTAACGATCTGCGTCCGGGCATTACGATAGAGTATGACGGAGCTATTTATTCCGTAATCGAATTCCAACACGTAAAACCGGGGAAAGGCGCGGCATTCGTCCGCACAAAACTGCGCAATCTGCGCAACGGCTCCATTAAAGAAACAACATTCCGTGCGGGTGAGAAAGTATCCCGTGCTCTGATCGAAACAAAAGAAATGCAGTATCTGTATGCATCTGGCGATGAGCATGTATTCATGGATACAGAAACATACGATCAATTGAGCCTGCCGACTGCTCAAATCGAGCATGAGCTTAAGTTCTTGCTTGAGAACATGAACGTAAGCATCGTAATGTTCCAAGGTGAAATTCTTGGCGTACAGGTGCCAAACTCTGTTCAGCTCGAAGTAGCAGAAACAGAACCAGGCATTAAAGGTGACACACAGTCCGGCGGTACAAAACCGGCGAAAATGGAAACAGGACTTGTTGTTCAAGTTCCGTTCTTCATCAATGTAGGCGAAAAGCTGATCATTGATACACGTAACGAAACATACGTATCCCGCGCATAA
- the nusB gene encoding transcription antitermination factor NusB gives MNRRQSREKAVQILFSMDMTDATAQEALVNLMEEDDEDVSEKAAENMEFLTELVEGTSAHQTEIDSKISQYLRGWTIGRIANVDRAILRLAGYEMMYREDIPVRVTLNEAVELAKVFGTDDSPKFINGVLSSMSRDLEQAEHKE, from the coding sequence ATGAACCGACGTCAATCCCGCGAAAAAGCGGTACAAATTTTATTCTCTATGGATATGACCGATGCAACTGCACAGGAAGCGCTTGTGAATCTGATGGAAGAAGACGATGAGGACGTAAGCGAGAAAGCAGCTGAAAATATGGAATTCCTGACTGAGCTGGTGGAAGGTACATCCGCACACCAAACCGAAATCGATAGCAAGATCAGCCAGTATTTACGTGGCTGGACGATTGGACGAATCGCAAATGTAGATCGGGCGATTTTGCGTCTGGCGGGCTATGAGATGATGTATCGGGAGGATATTCCAGTTCGTGTTACATTGAACGAAGCAGTTGAGCTGGCAAAAGTATTCGGAACGGATGATTCGCCGAAATTCATCAACGGCGTGCTTTCTAGCATGTCACGTGATCTGGAGCAGGCGGAGCATAAGGAGTAG